In Flavobacterium cerinum, one genomic interval encodes:
- a CDS encoding DUF4738 domain-containing protein, giving the protein MKIHPLIPILLINTLFFLSSCTKSKSENENRNVAKEKEIKNNTVKTDTIRRNQYVTYNITEDTIVGNYEIRINNKNTEEYVRQNIRISDSIVVQSFYPEMESKITIKKNGVPFFNKTFRKTDLPEGTFYDLLRSAIMKDFVFNRMEEGTDTLIFKTTLLIPNTDFENDFYLKVNKNGSFKLEWIDYESED; this is encoded by the coding sequence ATGAAAATACACCCTCTAATTCCGATTTTATTAATTAATACGCTTTTCTTTCTTTCAAGTTGTACTAAAAGTAAATCTGAAAATGAAAATCGGAACGTTGCTAAGGAAAAAGAAATTAAAAATAATACTGTAAAAACGGATACCATTCGAAGAAATCAGTATGTGACCTATAATATTACAGAAGATACGATTGTAGGGAATTATGAAATTAGAATTAATAATAAAAATACGGAAGAGTATGTTAGGCAGAATATAAGAATTAGTGATTCAATTGTAGTTCAGAGTTTTTATCCGGAGATGGAATCAAAAATCACGATTAAAAAAAACGGAGTTCCTTTTTTCAATAAAACATTCAGAAAAACGGATTTGCCGGAAGGAACATTTTACGATTTGTTGCGTAGTGCAATCATGAAAGACTTTGTGTTTAACCGTATGGAAGAGGGTACAGATACACTTATTTTTAAAACCACATTATTAATTCCGAATACTGATTTTGAAAATGACTTTTATTTAAAAGTCAACAAAAACGGAAGCTTTAAACTGGAATGGATCGATTATGAATCTGAGGATTAA